One genomic window of Paenibacillus xylanilyticus includes the following:
- the pssA gene encoding CDP-diacylglycerol--serine O-phosphatidyltransferase, translating into MLTRFIPNLFTLGNLFLGMMAILLAIDGNYSLAAIMVIVAMLLDGLDGRVARALNAQSEFGKELDSLSDMVSFGAAPALIMFMVSFQDASPVLAWIATASFPICGAIRLARFNVRPGIPGYFTGLPIPAAGGVLATLTLFNKDIGPVSMMIAALLLSYLMVSSLKYPNFKKVGLPRKAIWIAPWVIVFAVAVAVIFPEQLSKLIFIPLVLYALYGMKHNMRMAASRNRAKKRKEEKSSRPSDR; encoded by the coding sequence ATGTTAACCAGATTCATTCCGAACCTCTTTACCTTGGGTAATCTGTTTCTTGGAATGATGGCGATACTGCTTGCAATTGATGGGAATTACAGCCTGGCTGCAATTATGGTGATCGTGGCGATGCTGCTGGATGGGTTGGATGGCCGGGTAGCGCGTGCACTCAATGCCCAAAGTGAATTTGGCAAGGAGCTAGACTCCCTGTCTGACATGGTTTCGTTTGGTGCAGCCCCGGCACTCATTATGTTTATGGTTTCCTTTCAGGATGCATCACCGGTTCTCGCCTGGATCGCTACGGCAAGCTTCCCCATTTGCGGAGCCATTCGGCTGGCACGCTTTAATGTAAGACCGGGAATTCCCGGGTACTTTACCGGCCTGCCCATTCCGGCAGCTGGAGGTGTGCTTGCAACGCTGACGTTGTTTAACAAGGATATTGGTCCCGTGAGCATGATGATAGCTGCATTGTTATTATCCTATCTGATGGTCAGCTCGCTTAAATATCCGAATTTCAAAAAGGTCGGTCTGCCGCGAAAAGCGATCTGGATCGCTCCTTGGGTGATTGTATTTGCTGTAGCGGTTGCTGTCATTTTCCCGGAACAGTTGTCGAAGCTGATCTTTATTCCACTGGTGCTGTACGCTCTATATGGAATGAAGCATAATATGCGGATGGCAGCCTCCCGCAACAGGGCGAAGAAGCGCAAGGAAGAGAAGTCTTCTCGTCCTTCCGATCGGTAA
- a CDS encoding DUF1573 domain-containing protein: MSTLSLQAFQDQVSELLLRHRSLIDVLSKTGQAGASVNRAVSKAITECGCIELHATKQKYAPESGIAQTKGLLETHVEGELCENCKEVISSELGRNLFYMSALCNLLDINMEEVVNHESQKCSTLGMFNLS, translated from the coding sequence ATGAGTACGCTAAGTTTACAGGCTTTTCAGGATCAGGTTTCCGAGCTGTTGCTGCGTCATCGCAGTCTGATTGACGTACTGTCCAAAACAGGACAAGCCGGAGCTTCTGTCAACCGTGCCGTGTCCAAGGCCATTACCGAATGCGGCTGCATTGAGCTGCACGCCACCAAGCAGAAATATGCCCCCGAGAGCGGTATTGCTCAAACCAAGGGCCTGCTGGAAACGCATGTGGAAGGTGAATTGTGCGAGAATTGCAAAGAGGTCATCAGCTCCGAACTGGGGCGGAACCTGTTTTATATGTCAGCTCTCTGCAATCTGCTGGATATCAACATGGAAGAAGTCGTGAATCACGAATCACAGAAATGTTCGACGTTAGGGATGTTCAATTTGTCGTAA
- a CDS encoding protein arginine kinase, with protein sequence MPNLRFTEKALSDWMRSEAADSEIVISSRVRIARNLQHYPFPMLASNEQSEEVLNKLSEVLQYDDVHAFGDFHTLDLMDIDDLDKRVLVEKHLISPSLVNESKNGAVILSEDESISIMINEEDHLRIQCLYPGFQVKEAWEKASAIDDAFEAHVDYAFDDRRGYLTSCPTNVGTGVRASVMMHLPALVMTQQIGRILTAVSQVGLTVRGIYGEGSEAMGNLFQISNQITLGQTEQEVIDNLHSVVLQMIGHERTARERLISDSRLRITDRVMRSYGILSHAAIMDSKEAAQRLSDVRLGVDLGLLNGLSITVMNELNVMTQPGFLQKTFGEDMRTDERDIYRAQLIRDTINAASQS encoded by the coding sequence ATGCCTAATCTGCGCTTTACAGAGAAGGCGCTCAGCGACTGGATGCGCAGTGAAGCGGCTGATTCCGAAATCGTCATTAGCAGCCGTGTCCGGATCGCACGTAATCTTCAGCATTACCCATTTCCAATGCTTGCTTCCAATGAGCAATCGGAAGAAGTGCTGAATAAGCTGAGCGAAGTACTTCAATATGATGACGTTCATGCCTTTGGAGATTTCCATACCTTGGACCTGATGGATATTGATGATCTCGATAAGCGGGTGCTGGTGGAGAAGCATTTAATTAGCCCCAGTCTTGTGAACGAATCAAAAAATGGTGCGGTTATTCTCAGTGAGGATGAATCCATCAGTATTATGATTAACGAAGAAGACCATCTTCGTATCCAATGCCTCTATCCGGGGTTCCAGGTGAAAGAAGCCTGGGAGAAAGCTTCCGCCATAGATGATGCTTTTGAAGCGCATGTGGATTATGCCTTTGATGATCGCAGAGGGTACCTGACCAGCTGTCCTACCAATGTAGGTACAGGGGTAAGAGCATCTGTAATGATGCATCTGCCTGCGCTGGTGATGACACAGCAGATTGGACGCATCCTGACAGCTGTTTCTCAAGTGGGGTTAACCGTGCGTGGGATATATGGCGAAGGCAGCGAAGCGATGGGCAACCTTTTCCAGATCTCCAATCAAATTACGCTTGGACAGACGGAACAAGAGGTTATCGATAATCTGCACAGCGTAGTGCTACAGATGATTGGGCATGAACGTACAGCCAGAGAGCGGTTAATTTCCGACTCGAGACTGCGGATTACCGATAGAGTGATGCGTTCATATGGGATTTTGTCCCACGCAGCCATTATGGATTCCAAGGAAGCCGCACAGCGTCTCTCGGATGTTCGCTTAGGTGTAGATCTGGGGCTGTTGAATGGATTGTCCATTACGGTAATGAATGAGTTAAACGTGATGACACAACCAGGCTTTTTGCAGAAAACATTCGGAGAAGATATGCGCACAGATGAGCGTGACATCTACCGGGCTCAGTTGATTCGTGATACGATCAATGCAGCCAGTCAATCCTAG
- the ispF gene encoding 2-C-methyl-D-erythritol 2,4-cyclodiphosphate synthase, translating into MIRVGQGFDVHQLVEGRPCIIGGVTIPYEKGLLGHSDADVLLHAISDAILGALALGDIGKHFPDTDPEFKDADSLKLLEHVWQLVKERGYRLGNIDSTIIAQKPKMAPYIPQMAEVIAKALEADVDQVNVKATTTEQLGFPGRGEGIAAQSVVCLVRV; encoded by the coding sequence ATGATACGTGTAGGACAGGGATTTGATGTACACCAGTTGGTAGAGGGACGTCCGTGCATCATTGGCGGGGTAACGATTCCTTATGAAAAAGGACTGCTTGGTCACTCGGATGCAGATGTGCTGCTGCATGCCATCAGTGATGCCATTCTGGGTGCACTTGCACTTGGGGACATTGGCAAACACTTTCCGGACACCGATCCGGAGTTTAAGGACGCGGATAGCCTCAAACTGCTGGAGCATGTATGGCAGCTCGTGAAAGAGCGCGGATATCGTTTGGGCAACATCGATTCCACCATTATTGCGCAGAAACCGAAAATGGCACCTTACATTCCACAGATGGCCGAGGTTATTGCCAAGGCTCTGGAAGCGGATGTTGATCAGGTCAATGTCAAGGCAACGACTACGGAGCAGCTCGGATTCCCTGGACGGGGAGAGGGGATTGCGGCCCAATCGGTTGTTTGCCTTGTTCGTGTGTGA
- the clpC gene encoding ATP-dependent protease ATP-binding subunit ClpC, translating to MMFGRFTERAQKVLALAQEEAVRLGHNNIGTEHILLGLIREGEGIAAKALIGLGLGLEKIQDEVETLIGRGQEQPTNIAYTPRAKKVIELSMDEARKLGHTYVGTEHILLGLIREGEGVAARVLNNLGISLNKARQQVLQLLGSSEAVSSHNGTPANVSTPTLDSLARDLTAYAKENNLDPVIGRSKEIERVIQVLSRRTKNNPVLIGEPGVGKTAIAEGLAQKIIANEIPETLRDKRVMTLDMGSVVAGTKYRGEFEDRLKKIMDEIRQAGNIVLFIDELHTLIGAGGAEGAIDASNILKPALARGELQCIGATTLDEYRKYIEKDAALERRFQPITVDQPSPEEAIQILHGLRDRYEAHHRVKITDEAIVQAVKLSDRYITDRFLPDKAIDLIDEAGSKVRLNSYTIPPNLKQLESRLEDIRKEKDAAVQSQEFEKAAALRDTEQKIREELDVTKNQWKEKQGRTDSEVTPEDIAQVVANWTGIPVNKLKEEETQRLMNLESILHERVIGQDEAVKSVSRAVRRARAGLKDPKRPMGSFIFLGPTGVGKTELARALAEAMFGDENAVIRIDMSEYGEKHSTSRLVGAPPGYVGYEEGGQLTEKVRRKPYSVVLLDEIEKAHPEVFNILLQVLEDGRLTDSKGRVVDFRNTLIILTSNVGAEAIKRNSTLGFTAVVDAGADYDNMKGKVMDELKKSFRPEFLNRIDEIIVFHSLEEKHIAEIVSLMSEELRKRLREYEVDFELTDNAKAFLAKAGFDPAYGARPLRRAIQKHIEDKLSEELLTGTVTKGDSLLIDEENGALSVTKKEAAVPSNEEIETK from the coding sequence ATGATGTTTGGAAGATTTACGGAACGGGCCCAAAAGGTGCTCGCACTCGCGCAGGAAGAAGCTGTCCGTCTCGGTCATAATAACATCGGTACAGAGCACATTTTGCTCGGCCTCATTCGTGAAGGCGAAGGCATCGCAGCCAAAGCGCTGATCGGCCTGGGACTCGGATTGGAAAAAATTCAAGATGAAGTAGAAACGCTGATTGGCCGCGGTCAAGAGCAACCTACGAACATTGCATATACGCCTCGTGCGAAAAAAGTAATTGAACTGTCCATGGATGAGGCTCGCAAATTGGGCCACACCTATGTAGGTACAGAGCATATCTTGCTCGGATTGATTCGTGAAGGCGAGGGCGTTGCAGCACGCGTGCTGAACAACCTTGGTATTAGTTTGAACAAAGCACGTCAACAAGTGCTGCAATTGCTTGGCAGCAGTGAGGCTGTATCCAGTCATAATGGAACGCCTGCTAATGTAAGCACACCAACACTGGACAGTCTGGCACGTGATCTTACCGCTTATGCGAAGGAGAACAACCTGGATCCGGTTATCGGCCGCAGCAAAGAAATCGAGCGTGTCATTCAAGTATTGAGCCGTCGTACCAAGAACAACCCGGTATTGATTGGTGAACCTGGTGTAGGTAAAACAGCGATTGCTGAAGGTCTTGCACAGAAAATCATCGCCAACGAAATTCCGGAGACTTTGCGCGACAAACGTGTCATGACCCTGGATATGGGTTCTGTTGTTGCCGGAACAAAGTACCGTGGTGAGTTTGAGGATCGTTTGAAAAAAATCATGGATGAGATTCGTCAGGCAGGTAACATTGTCCTGTTCATCGACGAATTGCACACCCTGATCGGTGCAGGCGGAGCTGAGGGCGCCATTGATGCTTCGAACATTTTGAAACCGGCTCTGGCTCGTGGAGAATTGCAATGCATCGGGGCAACAACCCTGGATGAATACCGCAAATATATCGAGAAGGATGCAGCGCTTGAGCGTCGTTTCCAACCGATTACTGTAGATCAGCCTTCTCCGGAAGAAGCTATTCAAATTTTGCACGGCCTGCGTGATCGTTATGAAGCCCACCACCGTGTGAAAATTACGGACGAAGCGATTGTACAGGCGGTTAAATTGTCCGACCGTTACATCACAGATCGTTTCCTTCCAGACAAAGCGATTGACCTGATTGATGAAGCGGGTTCCAAAGTAAGATTGAACTCATACACTATTCCGCCGAACCTGAAACAGCTGGAAAGCCGTCTCGAAGATATCCGTAAGGAAAAAGACGCAGCGGTCCAAAGCCAGGAGTTCGAAAAAGCAGCAGCTCTGCGTGACACGGAACAAAAAATCCGTGAAGAGCTGGATGTAACGAAGAACCAATGGAAAGAAAAACAAGGTCGCACCGATTCCGAAGTAACGCCTGAGGATATCGCACAAGTGGTAGCCAACTGGACAGGAATTCCAGTGAACAAGCTGAAAGAAGAAGAGACACAACGCCTGATGAATCTGGAATCCATCCTGCATGAACGTGTCATCGGTCAGGACGAAGCCGTGAAATCAGTCAGCCGTGCGGTTCGCCGTGCTCGTGCTGGATTGAAAGATCCAAAACGTCCAATGGGATCCTTCATCTTCCTCGGTCCTACTGGGGTAGGTAAAACCGAGCTGGCTCGTGCGCTTGCCGAAGCTATGTTCGGCGATGAAAATGCAGTGATCCGGATCGACATGTCCGAGTATGGTGAGAAACACTCGACTTCAAGACTCGTTGGAGCGCCTCCAGGATATGTGGGTTACGAAGAAGGCGGTCAGTTGACAGAGAAAGTTCGTCGCAAACCGTATTCCGTAGTCCTGCTCGACGAGATCGAGAAAGCACATCCGGAAGTATTCAATATCTTGCTGCAAGTGCTTGAGGATGGTCGTCTGACAGACTCAAAAGGTCGTGTCGTGGACTTCCGCAACACATTGATCATTCTGACATCCAACGTGGGTGCCGAAGCGATTAAACGTAACTCTACACTCGGCTTCACAGCGGTTGTGGATGCAGGTGCGGATTACGATAACATGAAGGGTAAAGTCATGGATGAGCTGAAAAAAAGCTTCCGTCCAGAGTTCCTTAACCGGATTGATGAGATCATCGTGTTCCACTCTCTTGAAGAGAAACACATTGCTGAGATTGTCTCCCTCATGAGCGAGGAGCTCCGGAAACGTCTGCGTGAATATGAAGTCGACTTCGAGCTTACAGACAACGCCAAGGCCTTCCTGGCCAAAGCTGGCTTCGATCCAGCTTACGGTGCTCGTCCGCTTCGCCGGGCAATCCAGAAGCATATCGAAGACAAATTGTCTGAAGAATTGCTTACAGGTACGGTAACCAAAGGCGATTCGTTGTTGATCGACGAAGAGAATGGTGCACTGTCCGTAACCAAAAAGGAAGCTGCCGTTCCTTCCAATGAAGAAATCGAAACCAAATAA
- the disA gene encoding DNA integrity scanning diadenylate cyclase DisA, with amino-acid sequence MKDSSQLDNMNELLRLIAPGTPFREGLENVLRAKTGALLVVGYSPEVMEVVDGGFSINCDFSPNYLYELAKMDGAIILSEDLKRILYANTQLIPDSSISSSETGIRHRTAERVAKQTGKLVVSISQRRNIITLYQGTLRYSLKEIGVILTKANQAIQTLEKYKAVLTQSLTNLSASEFEELVTIPEVVNVIQRTEMVMRIKTEIKRYIHELGNEGRLISMQMEELVGTTEEEAWLLYKDYARDDSDEKIREIIVGLKRLSDDELLDAHHIVRLLGYPSSAATSEDSVAPRGYRVLNKIPRLPNVIIHNLVDQFEQLPHVIMATIEELDEVDGIGEVRARTIKEGLKRLQEQMFIDRQM; translated from the coding sequence ATGAAAGATTCGAGCCAACTGGATAATATGAATGAATTGTTGAGGCTGATCGCACCAGGTACACCTTTCCGCGAAGGTCTGGAGAACGTGCTGCGCGCCAAGACGGGGGCACTGCTTGTTGTAGGATACAGCCCTGAAGTAATGGAAGTGGTCGACGGGGGGTTCTCGATCAATTGCGATTTCTCCCCCAACTATCTATATGAACTCGCCAAGATGGACGGTGCCATCATTCTTAGCGAGGACCTGAAGCGTATTCTGTATGCCAACACCCAGCTTATTCCGGATTCCTCCATCTCTTCCTCTGAGACAGGGATCCGTCACCGGACAGCAGAACGTGTAGCCAAGCAAACAGGCAAATTAGTCGTATCCATCTCGCAGCGCCGGAATATTATTACCTTATATCAGGGAACGCTTAGATATTCGCTCAAGGAAATTGGCGTTATTCTGACGAAGGCTAACCAGGCGATTCAAACGCTGGAGAAGTACAAAGCTGTACTTACCCAATCCCTTACGAATCTAAGTGCCTCGGAGTTCGAAGAACTTGTCACTATTCCTGAAGTGGTAAATGTCATTCAACGTACGGAAATGGTGATGCGCATCAAAACGGAAATCAAGCGCTACATCCATGAACTTGGGAATGAAGGACGATTGATCTCCATGCAAATGGAGGAATTGGTTGGAACAACGGAAGAAGAAGCGTGGTTACTGTACAAGGACTATGCACGAGATGATAGCGACGAGAAAATTCGGGAAATTATCGTGGGCCTCAAACGCCTGTCGGATGATGAATTGCTGGATGCACATCACATCGTCCGTCTGCTCGGCTATCCTTCATCGGCTGCTACATCGGAAGATTCGGTTGCACCACGCGGATATCGGGTATTGAATAAGATACCACGTCTTCCCAATGTCATTATTCATAACCTGGTGGACCAATTTGAACAATTGCCGCATGTGATTATGGCAACGATTGAAGAGCTGGATGAAGTCGACGGTATTGGTGAGGTACGCGCCCGGACCATTAAGGAAGGGCTGAAGCGTCTGCAGGAGCAAATGTTTATCGACAGACAAATGTAA
- the radA gene encoding DNA repair protein RadA, which yields MAKVKTKFQCTECGYEAPKWYGKCPGCQSWNSMVEETETVVKTQGRNSPLFDSKDKPLPIIDIDSGQEPRVQTGIGELNRVLGGGIVPGSLVLVGGDPGIGKSTLMLQTSHALTHSGLRVLYVSGEESVKQTKLRADRLDALSPELYVLCETNMERVEEAVEQIQPHFLVIDSIQTVYLPEVTSAPGSVAQVRECTSRFMRIAKGRGIATVLVGHVTKEGAIAGPRMLEHMVDCVLYFEGERHHTYRLLRAVKNRFGSTNEIGIFEMGEDGLREVGNPSELFLSERPLGVAGSTVVASMEGTRPMLVELQALISATHFPSPRRMATGIDHHRLNLIIAVLEKRMGMFLQTQDAYLNVAGGVRLDEPAVDLAVAVSIASSLRDVPTKPDDVIFGEIGLTGEVRAVSRAEQRVKEAEKLGFKRVILPEKSLKGWKHPRGIQLIGVNTVADALAVALD from the coding sequence GTGGCCAAAGTTAAAACCAAGTTTCAATGTACGGAATGTGGTTATGAAGCCCCCAAGTGGTACGGCAAATGTCCGGGGTGTCAGTCATGGAATTCCATGGTGGAAGAAACGGAAACGGTTGTCAAAACACAAGGGAGAAATTCCCCCCTCTTTGACAGTAAAGATAAACCGCTTCCCATCATAGATATAGATAGCGGTCAGGAACCGCGTGTGCAGACTGGAATTGGAGAGCTGAACCGGGTATTGGGTGGAGGAATTGTTCCGGGTTCTCTCGTGCTGGTAGGCGGAGATCCGGGAATCGGAAAATCAACGCTGATGCTGCAAACCTCGCATGCTCTAACGCATTCGGGTTTGCGCGTGTTATATGTTTCGGGTGAGGAATCGGTGAAACAGACCAAATTGCGGGCTGACCGTCTGGATGCACTCTCTCCTGAACTGTATGTGCTGTGTGAAACGAATATGGAACGTGTAGAGGAAGCGGTGGAGCAGATCCAGCCGCATTTTCTTGTCATCGACTCTATTCAGACGGTATATCTCCCAGAAGTCACCAGTGCACCCGGCAGCGTAGCACAGGTAAGGGAATGTACTTCTCGGTTTATGCGGATTGCGAAAGGCCGAGGCATTGCAACCGTGCTTGTGGGGCATGTTACGAAAGAAGGAGCTATCGCTGGTCCGCGTATGCTGGAACATATGGTGGACTGTGTTCTTTATTTTGAAGGGGAACGTCATCATACGTATAGACTGTTACGTGCGGTTAAAAACCGTTTCGGTTCAACCAATGAAATTGGTATTTTCGAAATGGGCGAAGATGGCTTGCGTGAAGTGGGCAATCCTTCCGAACTTTTTTTGTCGGAACGACCGCTCGGTGTAGCGGGTTCTACGGTAGTTGCAAGTATGGAAGGCACTAGACCGATGCTGGTTGAGCTGCAGGCGCTCATCTCTGCGACACATTTCCCGTCTCCCCGCCGTATGGCAACAGGGATAGATCATCACAGGCTGAACCTGATTATTGCCGTGCTTGAGAAGCGGATGGGCATGTTTTTGCAAACGCAGGATGCGTACCTGAATGTAGCTGGGGGAGTTCGGCTCGATGAACCGGCGGTGGATTTGGCGGTTGCCGTCAGCATAGCATCCAGTCTGAGGGATGTGCCGACCAAGCCAGATGACGTAATATTTGGCGAAATTGGTTTGACAGGTGAGGTTCGGGCCGTATCACGGGCTGAACAACGTGTGAAGGAAGCCGAGAAGCTGGGCTTCAAACGAGTCATTTTACCGGAGAAAAGCTTAAAGGGCTGGAAACATCCTCGCGGGATACAATTGATCGGTGTGAATACCGTGGCAGATGCACTAGCGGTTGCTTTAGATTAG
- the ispD gene encoding 2-C-methyl-D-erythritol 4-phosphate cytidylyltransferase, with protein MDKGWGVVIVAAGRGTRMGTTESKQFLLLQDKPVFIHTLEVFAALDEISEIVLVTGAADVERCLDWVKEYRLESRVRVIPGGKERQHSVQEGLKALQTEWVLVHDGVRPFVDRKQITGCMEAAMSGGAAVLAVPVKDTIKQVNAEGIVTATPDRSSLWSIQTPQAFRLSSLLLAYESAARDGFLGTDDAMLAERQGMSVQVVEGSYTNIKLTTPEDLEYAAFLLGGEKKR; from the coding sequence ATGGATAAAGGGTGGGGTGTCGTCATTGTGGCAGCAGGTCGGGGAACCCGAATGGGAACAACCGAGAGCAAGCAGTTTCTGCTGCTGCAGGACAAGCCCGTTTTCATACATACGCTTGAAGTGTTTGCCGCTCTGGACGAGATCAGCGAGATTGTGCTGGTAACCGGAGCCGCAGATGTTGAACGCTGCCTGGATTGGGTAAAAGAATACCGACTGGAGTCGCGTGTCCGTGTCATCCCCGGAGGGAAAGAGAGACAGCATTCTGTTCAAGAAGGCCTGAAGGCCTTACAGACGGAGTGGGTTCTCGTTCACGACGGGGTACGTCCTTTTGTTGACCGTAAGCAGATTACAGGTTGCATGGAGGCCGCGATGTCGGGGGGAGCCGCTGTACTGGCCGTTCCCGTGAAAGATACGATTAAACAAGTGAATGCGGAGGGAATCGTTACGGCGACGCCTGACCGCAGCAGTCTGTGGAGTATTCAAACCCCGCAGGCTTTTCGTCTTTCTTCACTGCTGCTTGCTTACGAGTCGGCCGCAAGGGACGGATTTCTGGGGACGGATGACGCCATGCTGGCTGAGCGCCAGGGGATGTCCGTCCAGGTTGTGGAAGGAAGTTATACCAACATCAAATTAACGACGCCGGAAGATTTGGAATATGCCGCGTTTTTGCTTGGGGGAGAGAAGAAGCGATGA
- a CDS encoding CtsR family transcriptional regulator: MRNISDIIEQYLKSILHESPEGMVEIQRNDLADQFSCVPSQINYVISTRFTLEKGYLVESKRGGGGYVRIQRIELPAHSALHNHLHHSIGDEIGQTAAEGLIYQLEEARFLSKREAGLMRAAVSREILLVKLPYRDQIRARMLKAMLISLLGK, translated from the coding sequence ATGCGTAATATCTCTGATATTATCGAACAATATCTGAAGAGTATTTTGCATGAAAGTCCCGAAGGAATGGTTGAAATTCAGCGCAATGATCTTGCAGATCAATTCTCATGCGTACCATCCCAGATCAACTATGTAATAAGCACACGCTTTACTCTTGAAAAAGGATATTTGGTCGAGAGTAAACGTGGTGGTGGCGGTTATGTCCGCATACAGCGGATTGAATTGCCGGCCCACTCTGCTTTGCATAATCATCTGCACCATAGCATCGGGGATGAGATTGGACAGACAGCTGCCGAAGGCTTGATCTATCAGCTGGAAGAAGCACGTTTCCTGAGTAAAAGGGAAGCCGGGTTGATGCGTGCAGCTGTATCAAGAGAAATTTTATTGGTCAAACTTCCTTACCGGGATCAAATTCGTGCCAGAATGTTAAAGGCGATGTTAATATCTTTGCTCGGTAAATGA
- a CDS encoding UvrB/UvrC motif-containing protein, protein MLCQECDKRPATLHFTKIVNGEKTEFHICESCAREKGEMIPGTSNGFSIHNLLSGLLDFEPKNGNAGAPPAQTLRCEECGMTYSQFSKIGRFGCSSCYKYFDSRLDPLFKRVHGNTTHVGKVPARAGGRIKVKRQIADLKRDLQESIAQEEFEEAAQIRDQIRELEKEIAQE, encoded by the coding sequence ATGCTGTGCCAAGAATGCGACAAACGTCCGGCGACTCTTCATTTCACCAAAATCGTAAATGGAGAAAAGACGGAATTCCATATTTGTGAGTCATGTGCCCGTGAAAAGGGAGAAATGATTCCCGGAACATCGAATGGATTTTCCATTCACAATCTGTTGTCCGGGTTACTTGATTTCGAACCTAAGAATGGAAATGCCGGGGCTCCCCCTGCTCAGACTCTTCGCTGTGAAGAGTGCGGCATGACTTACTCACAGTTTAGCAAAATCGGCCGATTCGGCTGCAGTTCTTGTTATAAATATTTTGACAGCCGTCTGGATCCGTTGTTCAAACGGGTTCATGGCAACACAACCCATGTGGGCAAAGTGCCTGCACGAGCTGGTGGTCGCATTAAAGTGAAGCGGCAGATTGCCGACCTGAAGCGCGATCTTCAGGAGAGTATCGCCCAGGAAGAATTTGAAGAGGCGGCTCAGATCCGTGACCAGATCAGGGAACTTGAAAAAGAAATAGCTCAGGAGTAG
- a CDS encoding PIN/TRAM domain-containing protein, which yields MWKKGILTFTGLCGAWFGYTAYHLAGKSVPWMAEWIQSAGLLGAGVATALGAVLFMAVCNIGGTLLASRLQNGIDALAKVPMNELAAGAAGTVAGLLVALLLYPCLTWLGTAGEVLQVALTAVSGYSGYMLAMAKKDDLAAFWMSGRWGHPELDEDRRMEEHKILDTSVIIDGRIADICKTGFIEGTIVIPEFVLEELQHIADSSDLLKRNRGRRGLDILNKIQKELDVKVLIYEGDFEEISEVDSKLVKLAKVLQGKVVTNDFNLNKVCELQGVSVLNINDLANAVKPVVLPGEEIMVQIIKDGKEHGQGVAYLDDGTMIVVEGGREYIGMMMEVLVTSVLQTSAGRMIFAKPKLLEKAQ from the coding sequence ATGTGGAAAAAAGGCATTTTAACTTTTACAGGATTGTGCGGTGCATGGTTTGGCTACACGGCATATCATCTGGCAGGAAAATCCGTCCCGTGGATGGCTGAATGGATTCAGTCAGCAGGGCTGCTGGGGGCAGGAGTAGCAACGGCACTGGGTGCTGTATTGTTTATGGCTGTATGTAATATTGGTGGAACCTTGCTGGCAAGCAGGCTGCAAAATGGGATTGATGCTTTGGCTAAAGTACCGATGAACGAACTGGCTGCTGGTGCAGCAGGTACTGTTGCAGGGTTACTGGTGGCCTTGCTGCTCTATCCATGCCTGACTTGGCTGGGAACAGCAGGAGAGGTGCTTCAGGTGGCTCTGACGGCCGTAAGCGGTTATTCGGGGTACATGTTAGCCATGGCGAAGAAAGACGACCTCGCTGCATTCTGGATGTCTGGGCGATGGGGTCATCCCGAGCTGGATGAAGACAGACGGATGGAAGAACACAAGATTTTGGATACCAGTGTCATTATTGATGGCCGTATCGCAGATATATGCAAGACCGGGTTTATCGAAGGTACAATCGTGATTCCGGAATTCGTCCTGGAAGAACTTCAACATATTGCAGATTCCTCGGATCTGCTGAAGCGAAACAGAGGACGGCGTGGACTCGACATTTTGAATAAAATCCAGAAAGAACTCGACGTGAAGGTTCTCATTTACGAAGGGGATTTCGAAGAAATATCGGAAGTGGACAGCAAGCTGGTCAAACTGGCCAAAGTGCTTCAGGGCAAGGTGGTTACCAATGACTTCAACCTGAACAAGGTTTGCGAGCTCCAGGGTGTATCTGTACTGAACATCAATGATCTGGCGAATGCGGTTAAGCCTGTGGTGCTGCCTGGTGAAGAGATCATGGTGCAGATCATCAAGGATGGCAAGGAGCATGGCCAAGGTGTAGCTTATCTGGATGACGGTACGATGATTGTCGTGGAAGGCGGACGCGAGTATATCGGCATGATGATGGAAGTGCTGGTGACCAGTGTGCTGCAGACCTCCGCGGGACGAATGATTTTTGCCAAGCCTAAACTGTTGGAAAAAGCCCAATAA